Proteins encoded by one window of Pseudomonas sp. PSKL.D1:
- a CDS encoding ABC transporter substrate-binding protein, with protein MKKLALLGALALSVFSLVSQADEKPLKIGIEAAYPPFAFKQPDGSIAGFDYDIGNALCEEMKAKCTWVEQEFDGLIPALKVRKIDAILSSMSITEDRKKSVDFTKRYYLTPARLVMKEGTAVSESLDELKGKKIGVQRGSIHDRFAKEVLAPKGATVVPYGTQNEIYLDVAAGRLDGTVADATLLEDGFLKTDAGKGFAFVGPSFTDVKYFGDGVGIAVRKGDKANADRINAAIDAIRANGKYKQIQDKYFNFDIYGPDSK; from the coding sequence ATGAAGAAGCTCGCACTGCTTGGCGCCCTGGCGCTTTCCGTGTTTTCCCTGGTGTCGCAGGCCGATGAAAAACCGTTGAAAATCGGTATCGAAGCCGCCTACCCACCCTTCGCCTTCAAGCAGCCTGACGGCAGCATCGCCGGTTTCGACTACGACATCGGCAATGCCCTGTGTGAAGAAATGAAAGCCAAGTGCACCTGGGTCGAGCAGGAATTCGATGGCCTGATCCCGGCGCTGAAAGTGCGCAAGATCGACGCCATCCTGTCGTCGATGTCCATCACCGAAGACCGCAAGAAGTCCGTCGACTTCACCAAGCGCTACTACCTGACCCCTGCCCGCCTGGTCATGAAGGAAGGCACCGCCGTCTCCGAAAGCCTGGATGAACTCAAAGGCAAGAAGATCGGCGTGCAGCGCGGCTCGATCCACGACCGCTTCGCCAAGGAAGTGCTGGCACCGAAAGGCGCCACCGTCGTGCCATACGGCACCCAGAACGAAATCTACCTGGACGTCGCCGCCGGCCGCCTGGACGGCACCGTTGCCGACGCCACGCTGCTGGAAGACGGCTTCCTGAAAACCGACGCCGGCAAGGGCTTCGCCTTCGTTGGCCCATCGTTCACCGACGTGAAGTACTTCGGTGACGGCGTGGGCATTGCCGTACGTAAAGGCGACAAGGCCAACGCCGACCGCATCAACGCGGCCATCGACGCCATTCGCGCCAACGGCAAGTACAAGCAAATTCAAGACAAGTACTTCAATTTCGACATCTACGGTCCAGACTCGAAGTAA
- the argR gene encoding transcriptional regulator ArgR translates to MTTQRIGFLIWPSTKPLTLALAEEVLQVAQRVHPDVVYELSFLQAEPAEEGSWRLPGEPWNGRLEGCHKLFLLADDLPQAIGSALSAALKQLARSGCMIGGLSAGVYPLAMLGLLDGYRAAVHWRWQDDFAERFPKVIATSHLFDWDRDRLTACGGMAVTDLLLAVLARDHGAELAGAVSEELVVERIREGGERQRIPLQNRLGSSHPKLTQAVLLMEANIEEPLTTDEIAQHVCVSRRQLERIFKQYLNRVPSQYYLELRLNKARQMLMQTSKSIIQIGLSCGFSSGPHFSSAYRNFFGATPREDRNQRRSSSPFELSSAPAEKG, encoded by the coding sequence ATGACCACCCAGCGAATCGGTTTTCTCATCTGGCCCAGCACCAAGCCATTGACTTTGGCGCTGGCGGAGGAAGTGTTGCAGGTGGCCCAGCGGGTGCATCCGGATGTGGTCTACGAGCTGTCGTTTCTGCAGGCTGAGCCTGCTGAAGAAGGTAGCTGGCGCCTGCCAGGCGAGCCGTGGAATGGTCGCCTCGAAGGCTGCCACAAACTGTTTTTGTTGGCGGATGACTTGCCACAGGCGATCGGTTCGGCGCTGTCGGCTGCGCTCAAGCAGCTGGCTCGCAGTGGTTGCATGATTGGCGGGCTTTCGGCGGGCGTGTACCCGTTGGCCATGCTGGGTTTGCTGGATGGCTACCGCGCCGCGGTGCATTGGCGCTGGCAGGATGATTTTGCCGAGCGCTTCCCCAAGGTAATTGCCACCAGCCACCTGTTCGATTGGGACCGTGACCGCCTGACGGCCTGTGGCGGCATGGCGGTGACCGACTTGCTGCTTGCGGTGCTGGCCCGTGATCACGGGGCGGAGCTGGCTGGGGCGGTGTCAGAGGAATTGGTGGTGGAGCGCATTCGCGAGGGTGGCGAGCGCCAGCGCATTCCGCTGCAGAACCGCCTGGGTTCGAGCCACCCCAAGTTGACCCAGGCTGTGTTGCTGATGGAAGCCAACATTGAAGAGCCGCTGACCACCGACGAAATCGCCCAGCACGTGTGCGTGTCGCGTCGGCAGTTGGAGCGGATCTTCAAGCAGTACCTCAACCGTGTGCCGAGCCAGTATTACCTGGAGCTGCGCCTGAACAAGGCGCGGCAGATGCTGATGCAGACCAGCAAGTCGATCATCCAGATCGGGTTGTCGTGCGGGTTCAGCTCGGGGCCGCATTTTTCCAGTGCGTATCGTAATTTCTTTGGTGCGACGCCACGGGAAGACCGGAACCAGCGGCGTAGCAGCAGCCCGTTCGAGTTGAGTTCGGCGCCGGCTGAGAAGGGCTGA
- a CDS encoding ABC transporter ATP-binding protein, producing the protein MYKLEVQDLHKRYGSHEVLKGVSLAAKAGDVISIIGSSGSGKSTFLRCINLLEQPHAGKILLNNEELKLQPGKDGALKAADPRQLQRMRSRLSMVFQHFNLWSHMTALENIIEAPVHVLGVNRKEALEKAEHYLAKVGVAHRKDAFPGHMSGGEQQRVAIARALAMEPEVMLFDEPTSALDPELVGDVLKVMQALAQEGRTMVVVTHEMGFAREVSNQLVFLHKGLVEETGCPREVLANPQSERLKQFLSGSLK; encoded by the coding sequence ATGTACAAACTCGAAGTCCAAGACCTGCACAAGCGCTACGGCAGCCATGAAGTGCTCAAGGGCGTGTCCCTGGCGGCGAAAGCGGGCGATGTGATCAGCATCATCGGCTCCAGCGGCTCGGGCAAGTCCACCTTCCTGCGCTGCATCAACCTGCTTGAACAGCCGCACGCGGGCAAGATCCTGCTCAACAACGAAGAGCTCAAGTTGCAGCCCGGCAAGGACGGCGCGCTCAAGGCTGCCGACCCGCGCCAGTTGCAGCGCATGCGTTCGCGCTTGTCGATGGTGTTCCAGCACTTCAACCTGTGGTCGCACATGACCGCGCTGGAAAACATCATCGAAGCCCCGGTGCACGTGCTGGGCGTGAACAGGAAAGAAGCCCTGGAAAAGGCCGAGCATTACCTGGCCAAGGTGGGCGTGGCTCATCGCAAGGATGCTTTCCCCGGCCACATGTCCGGTGGTGAGCAACAACGTGTGGCAATTGCCCGGGCCCTGGCCATGGAGCCGGAGGTTATGCTGTTCGACGAACCCACCTCGGCGCTCGACCCCGAGCTGGTGGGCGATGTGCTCAAGGTGATGCAGGCGCTGGCCCAGGAAGGCCGGACCATGGTGGTGGTAACCCACGAAATGGGCTTCGCCCGCGAGGTATCCAACCAACTGGTATTCCTGCACAAAGGCCTGGTGGAAGAAACCGGCTGCCCACGCGAAGTGCTGGCCAACCCGCAATCGGAGCGGCTCAAGCAGTTTCTCTCGGGCAGCCTGAAGTAA
- a CDS encoding ABC transporter permease: MLKGYGAVILDGAWLTLQLALSSMALAIVLGLIGVALRLSPVRWLAWLGDMYSTVIRGIPDLVLILLIFYGGQDIINRVAPLVGYDDYIDLNPLAAGIGTLGFIFGAYLSETFRGAFLGIPKGQAEAGVAYGMSNRQVFFRIQVPQMIRLAIPGFTNNWLVLTKATALISVVGLQDMMFKAKQAADATREPFTFFLAVAALYLVLTSVSLLALKYLERRYSVGVKVAEL, translated from the coding sequence ATGTTGAAAGGCTACGGGGCAGTCATCCTCGACGGGGCGTGGCTGACGCTGCAGCTCGCCCTGTCGTCGATGGCCCTGGCCATCGTGCTCGGCCTGATCGGTGTGGCGCTGCGCTTGTCGCCGGTGCGCTGGCTGGCCTGGCTGGGCGATATGTATTCCACCGTGATCCGCGGCATTCCGGACCTGGTGCTGATCCTGCTGATCTTCTACGGCGGCCAGGACATCATCAACCGTGTGGCCCCGCTGGTGGGCTATGACGACTACATCGACCTGAACCCACTGGCTGCCGGTATCGGCACCCTGGGCTTCATCTTTGGCGCCTACCTGTCGGAAACCTTCCGCGGCGCCTTCCTCGGTATTCCCAAGGGCCAGGCCGAAGCCGGCGTGGCCTATGGCATGAGCAACCGCCAGGTATTCTTCCGCATCCAGGTGCCGCAGATGATTCGCCTGGCGATCCCGGGCTTCACCAACAACTGGCTGGTGCTGACCAAGGCCACGGCACTGATTTCGGTGGTGGGCCTGCAGGACATGATGTTCAAGGCCAAGCAGGCGGCAGACGCCACCCGCGAACCCTTTACCTTCTTCCTGGCGGTGGCGGCGTTGTACCTGGTGCTGACCAGTGTCTCGCTGCTGGCCCTGAAGTATCTCGAAAGGCGCTACTCGGTGGGCGTGAAGGTGGCTGAACTATGA
- the acs gene encoding acetate--CoA ligase has protein sequence MSAAPLYPVRPEVAATTLTDEATYKAMYQQSVINPDGFWREQAQRIDWIKPFTKVKQTSFDDHHVDIKWFADGTLNVSSNCLDRHLEERGDQLAIIWEGDDPSEHRNITYRELHEQVCKFANALRGQDVHRGDVVTIYMPMIPEAVVAMLACARIGAIHSVVFGGFSPEALAGRIIDCKSKVVITADEGVRGGRRTPLKANVDLALTNPETNSVQKIIVCKRTGGDIAWHQHRDIWYEDLMKVASSHCAPKEMGAEEALFILYTSGSTGKPKGVLHTTGGYLVYAALTHERVFDYRPGEVYWCTADVGWVTGHSYIVYGPLANGATTLLFEGVPNYPDITRVSKIVDKHKVNILYTAPTAIRAMMAEGQAAVAGADGSSLRLLGSVGEPINPEAWNWYYKTVGKERCPIVDTWWQTETGGILISPLPGATGLKPGSATRPFFGVVPALVDNLGNLIEGAAEGNLVILDSWPGQSRSLYGDHDRFVDTYFKTFRGMYFTGDGARRDEDGYFWITGRVDDVLNVSGHRMGTAEIESAMVAHAKVAEAAVVGVPHDIKGQGIYVYVTLNAGVEASEQLRLELKNWVRKEIGPIASPDVIQWAPGLPKTRSGKIMRRILRKIATAEYDALGDISTLADPGVVQHLIDTHKAMHLASA, from the coding sequence TGCGGCCACTACCCTGACCGACGAGGCCACCTACAAGGCCATGTACCAGCAATCGGTGATCAACCCGGACGGCTTCTGGCGCGAGCAGGCCCAGCGTATCGACTGGATAAAGCCGTTCACCAAGGTCAAACAGACTTCATTTGATGACCATCACGTCGACATCAAGTGGTTTGCCGACGGCACTCTGAACGTTTCCTCCAACTGCCTGGACCGCCACCTTGAAGAGCGCGGTGACCAACTGGCAATCATCTGGGAGGGCGATGACCCTTCCGAGCACCGCAACATCACCTACCGTGAGCTGCACGAACAAGTGTGCAAGTTCGCCAACGCCCTGCGTGGCCAGGACGTGCACCGCGGCGATGTGGTGACCATCTACATGCCAATGATCCCGGAGGCCGTGGTGGCCATGCTGGCCTGTGCCCGCATCGGCGCCATTCACTCCGTGGTATTCGGTGGTTTCTCGCCGGAGGCTTTGGCTGGCCGCATCATCGACTGCAAGTCCAAGGTAGTGATCACCGCCGACGAGGGCGTGCGTGGTGGCCGTCGTACACCACTCAAGGCCAACGTCGACCTGGCGCTGACCAACCCGGAAACCAACAGCGTACAGAAGATCATCGTGTGCAAGCGCACCGGTGGCGACATCGCCTGGCACCAGCACCGCGACATCTGGTACGAGGACCTGATGAAGGTCGCCTCCAGCCACTGCGCGCCAAAAGAGATGGGCGCTGAAGAGGCGCTGTTCATCCTTTATACCTCCGGCTCCACCGGCAAGCCCAAGGGCGTATTGCACACCACCGGCGGTTATCTGGTGTATGCCGCGCTCACCCACGAGCGTGTATTCGACTACCGCCCGGGCGAAGTGTACTGGTGCACCGCCGACGTGGGCTGGGTCACCGGCCACAGCTACATCGTCTACGGCCCGCTGGCCAATGGCGCTACCACGCTGCTGTTCGAAGGCGTGCCGAACTACCCGGACATCACCCGCGTGTCGAAGATCGTCGACAAGCACAAGGTCAACATTCTTTACACCGCCCCGACCGCCATCCGCGCCATGATGGCCGAAGGGCAGGCGGCGGTTGCCGGTGCCGACGGCTCCAGCCTGCGCTTGCTGGGCTCGGTAGGCGAGCCGATCAACCCGGAAGCCTGGAACTGGTACTACAAGACTGTGGGCAAAGAGCGTTGCCCGATTGTTGACACCTGGTGGCAGACCGAAACCGGCGGCATCCTGATCAGCCCGCTGCCAGGCGCCACCGGCCTCAAGCCGGGTTCGGCAACCCGCCCGTTCTTCGGTGTGGTGCCGGCGTTGGTGGACAACCTGGGCAACCTGATCGAAGGCGCGGCCGAAGGCAACCTGGTCATTCTGGATTCCTGGCCGGGGCAGTCGCGCTCGCTGTATGGCGACCACGACCGCTTTGTCGATACCTACTTCAAGACCTTCCGTGGCATGTACTTCACCGGTGACGGCGCGCGCCGGGATGAGGATGGTTACTTCTGGATCACCGGCCGCGTGGACGACGTGCTGAACGTGTCCGGGCACCGCATGGGCACTGCCGAAATCGAAAGCGCCATGGTCGCCCACGCAAAAGTGGCCGAGGCAGCGGTGGTGGGTGTGCCGCATGACATCAAAGGGCAGGGCATCTATGTGTATGTCACCCTCAATGCGGGTGTTGAAGCCAGTGAGCAGCTGCGCCTGGAGCTGAAAAACTGGGTGCGCAAGGAAATTGGCCCGATTGCCTCGCCGGATGTCATCCAGTGGGCGCCAGGCCTGCCGAAGACGCGCTCGGGCAAGATCATGCGGCGGATCCTGCGCAAGATCGCTACCGCCGAGTACGATGCGCTGGGTGACATTTCCACCTTGGCCGACCCAGGCGTGGTGCAGCACCTGATCGATACGCACAAGGCGATGCACCTGGCATCTGCCTGA
- the astA gene encoding arginine N-succinyltransferase, translating into MIVRPVRSSDLPALIELARSTGTTGLTTLPANEERLGHRVGWAEKSFRGEAERGDTDYLFVLENDEGLVVGISAIAGAVGLREPWYNYRVGLTVSASQELNIYREIPTLFLANDLTGNSELCSLFLRSDHRSGLNGRLLSRARMLFIAEFPELFGKKIIAEMRGMSDEHGRSPFWECLGRHFFKMEFSQADYLTGVGNKSFIAELMPKFPLYTCFLSEAARSVIGRVHTDTEPALAMLKQEGFNYQGYVDIFDAGPAIECETSKIRAVRESQTLVLAVGTPGDDATPYIIHNRKRDDCRITAAPARLAAGTLVVDPMTAKRLRMGAGDNVRAVPLSASREAQ; encoded by the coding sequence ATGATCGTTCGTCCTGTACGCAGCAGCGATTTACCCGCGCTGATCGAACTGGCCCGCAGCACCGGCACCACCGGGCTGACCACGTTGCCGGCCAACGAGGAGCGCCTTGGCCACCGCGTGGGCTGGGCTGAAAAAAGCTTCCGTGGCGAAGCCGAGCGTGGCGACACCGACTACCTGTTCGTGCTGGAAAACGATGAAGGCCTGGTGGTTGGCATCAGTGCCATCGCCGGTGCCGTCGGCCTGCGCGAACCCTGGTACAACTACCGGGTCGGCCTGACGGTCAGCGCCTCTCAGGAACTGAACATCTACCGGGAAATCCCCACCCTGTTCCTGGCCAACGACCTGACCGGCAACTCCGAACTGTGCTCGTTGTTCCTGCGCAGTGACCACCGCTCTGGCCTTAATGGCCGCCTGCTGTCGCGGGCGCGCATGTTGTTTATCGCCGAGTTCCCGGAGCTGTTCGGCAAGAAAATCATCGCCGAGATGCGCGGCATGTCCGACGAACATGGCCGTTCGCCGTTCTGGGAATGCCTGGGCCGGCACTTCTTCAAGATGGAGTTCAGCCAGGCGGACTACCTGACCGGCGTGGGCAACAAGTCGTTCATCGCCGAGCTGATGCCCAAGTTCCCCTTGTACACCTGCTTCCTGTCCGAAGCGGCGCGCAGCGTGATCGGCCGTGTACACACCGACACCGAGCCTGCGCTGGCCATGCTCAAGCAGGAAGGCTTCAACTATCAGGGTTATGTCGACATCTTCGACGCAGGCCCGGCCATCGAGTGTGAAACCTCGAAAATCCGCGCCGTGCGCGAAAGCCAGACGCTGGTTTTGGCCGTGGGCACACCGGGCGATGACGCCACCCCTTACATCATCCACAACCGCAAGCGCGACGATTGCCGCATCACCGCCGCGCCAGCGCGCCTGGCCGCCGGCACGCTGGTGGTCGACCCCATGACCGCCAAGCGCTTGCGCATGGGCGCGGGCGACAACGTGCGTGCGGTGCCGTTGTCGGCAAGCCGGGAGGCCCAGTAA
- the aruF gene encoding arginine/ornithine succinyltransferase subunit alpha, translating to MLVMRPAQMADLNEVQRMAADSPVGVTSLPDDSARLGDKIAASETSFAAEVSFNGEESYFFVLEDSQTGKLAGCSAIVASAGYSEPFYSFRNETFVHASRELKIHNKIHVLSLCHDLTGNSLLTSFYVLPELVNSGWAELNSRGRLLFMASHPERFADSVVTEIVGHSDEQGESPFWDAIGRNFFDLNYAEAERLCGLKSRTFLAELMPHYPIYVPLLPDEAQEAMGQVHPRAQITFDILMREGFETEHYIDIFDGGPTLHARTSGIRSIAQSRVVPVKLEDAPAKGGRPYLVCNGQLQDYRAVLLELDWVPGKPVGLSAEAADALGVGEGASVRLVAV from the coding sequence ATGCTGGTGATGCGCCCCGCGCAAATGGCTGATCTGAACGAAGTGCAGCGCATGGCTGCAGACAGCCCCGTTGGTGTCACCTCGCTGCCGGATGACAGCGCCCGCCTGGGCGACAAGATTGCCGCCTCGGAAACCTCGTTTGCCGCTGAGGTGAGCTTCAACGGTGAAGAGAGCTACTTCTTCGTGCTGGAAGACAGCCAGACCGGCAAGCTGGCTGGCTGCTCGGCCATCGTCGCGTCGGCAGGGTATTCCGAGCCGTTTTACAGCTTTCGTAACGAGACCTTCGTGCATGCCTCGCGCGAGCTGAAAATTCACAACAAGATTCACGTGCTGTCGCTGTGCCACGACCTCACCGGCAATAGCCTGCTAACCAGCTTCTATGTGCTGCCTGAGCTGGTCAACAGCGGCTGGGCCGAGCTCAATTCCCGGGGGCGGCTGCTGTTCATGGCCTCGCACCCGGAGCGCTTTGCCGATTCGGTGGTGACCGAAATTGTCGGCCACAGCGACGAGCAGGGCGAATCGCCGTTCTGGGATGCCATCGGGCGCAATTTCTTCGACCTCAACTATGCCGAAGCCGAGCGCCTGTGCGGCCTGAAGAGCCGGACCTTTTTGGCCGAGCTGATGCCGCATTACCCCATCTACGTGCCGCTGCTGCCTGACGAGGCTCAGGAGGCCATGGGCCAGGTGCACCCGCGCGCGCAGATCACCTTCGACATCCTCATGCGCGAAGGCTTCGAAACCGAGCACTACATCGACATCTTCGACGGTGGCCCGACCCTGCATGCGCGCACCTCGGGCATCCGCTCGATTGCCCAGAGCCGCGTGGTGCCGGTGAAGCTGGAAGACGCACCAGCCAAAGGCGGGCGCCCCTACCTGGTGTGCAATGGCCAGTTGCAGGATTACCGCGCCGTACTGCTGGAGCTGGACTGGGTGCCGGGCAAGCCCGTTGGCCTGAGTGCCGAGGCGGCGGACGCCTTGGGTGTGGGTGAGGGTGCCAGCGTGCGCCTGGTTGCAGTCTGA
- the astD gene encoding succinylglutamate-semialdehyde dehydrogenase: protein MTTHYIAGNWQAGQGDALKSLNPVTQAVVWEGQGADATQVEAAVKAARQAFPAWAQLSLEARIDVLEKFAEQLKLHAEALAHCIGEETGKPLWESATEVTSMVNKVAISVQSYRERTGEKSGPLADATAVLRHKPHGVVAVFGPYNFPGHLPNGHIVPALLAGNCVVFKPSELTPKVAELTVNCWVAAGLPAGVLNLVQGARETGVALAANPGIDGLFFTGSSRTGNLLHQQFAGRPDKILALEMGGNNPLVVDEVKDLDAAVYTIIQSAFISAGQRCTCARRLLVPQGAWGDALIARLVEVCKSITVGAFDQQPAPFMGSVISLQAAQALMAAQAELAGKGAVKLLAMTQPQADAALLTPGILDVTAVANRPDEEFFGPLLQVIRYADFDAAIDEANNTQYGLAAGLLSDSRARYQYFWLRSRAGIVNWNKQLTGAASSAPFGGVGASGNHRASAYYAADYCAYPVASLETASLALPATLTPGVTL, encoded by the coding sequence ATGACTACGCATTACATCGCAGGCAACTGGCAGGCTGGCCAGGGTGATGCCCTCAAATCGCTGAACCCGGTCACGCAGGCCGTGGTATGGGAAGGGCAGGGTGCCGATGCTACCCAGGTGGAGGCTGCCGTGAAGGCGGCGCGTCAGGCGTTTCCTGCCTGGGCGCAATTGAGCCTTGAGGCGCGCATTGATGTGCTGGAGAAATTCGCCGAGCAATTGAAGCTGCACGCCGAAGCACTGGCGCACTGCATTGGCGAAGAAACCGGCAAGCCGCTGTGGGAATCGGCAACAGAAGTGACCAGCATGGTCAACAAAGTGGCGATCTCGGTGCAGAGCTACCGCGAACGTACCGGCGAAAAAAGCGGCCCTCTGGCCGACGCCACCGCCGTGCTGCGGCACAAGCCCCATGGCGTGGTAGCCGTGTTTGGCCCGTACAACTTCCCCGGCCACCTGCCTAACGGGCATATTGTCCCGGCATTGCTGGCAGGTAACTGCGTGGTGTTCAAGCCCAGCGAGCTGACCCCCAAGGTGGCCGAGCTGACGGTTAACTGCTGGGTTGCCGCGGGCTTGCCGGCCGGCGTGCTCAACCTGGTGCAGGGTGCCCGTGAAACGGGTGTGGCCCTGGCGGCCAACCCAGGCATCGACGGCCTGTTCTTCACCGGCTCCAGCCGCACCGGCAACCTGCTGCATCAGCAGTTCGCCGGGCGCCCGGACAAGATTCTGGCCCTGGAAATGGGCGGTAACAATCCACTGGTGGTGGACGAGGTCAAGGACCTGGATGCCGCTGTGTACACCATCATCCAGTCGGCCTTCATTTCCGCCGGCCAACGCTGCACCTGTGCCCGCCGCCTGCTGGTGCCGCAAGGCGCGTGGGGCGATGCGCTGATTGCCCGGCTGGTTGAAGTGTGCAAAAGCATCACGGTCGGCGCGTTCGACCAGCAGCCAGCCCCGTTCATGGGGTCGGTGATTTCGCTGCAGGCTGCCCAGGCACTGATGGCGGCGCAAGCCGAGTTGGCAGGCAAGGGCGCCGTGAAACTGCTGGCAATGACCCAGCCGCAAGCCGACGCCGCGTTGCTCACCCCTGGCATTCTGGATGTCACAGCGGTGGCCAATCGCCCGGACGAGGAGTTCTTCGGCCCATTGCTGCAGGTGATCCGCTACGCCGACTTCGATGCCGCCATCGACGAGGCCAACAACACCCAGTACGGCCTGGCCGCCGGCCTGCTGTCTGATTCGCGCGCACGTTACCAGTACTTCTGGCTGCGCAGCCGCGCCGGTATCGTCAACTGGAACAAGCAGCTCACCGGCGCCGCCAGCAGTGCACCGTTCGGCGGCGTGGGCGCCAGTGGCAACCACCGTGCCAGCGCCTATTACGCAGCCGATTACTGCGCTTACCCCGTGGCTTCGCTGGAGACCGCCAGCCTTGCCTTGCCGGCCACCCTGACGCCGGGCGTCACCCTATAA
- a CDS encoding aspartate aminotransferase family protein produces the protein MSVEQAPVQRADFDQVMVPNYSPAAFIPVRGEGSRVWDQSGRELIDFAGGIAVNALGHCHPALVKALTEQANTLWHVSNVFTNEPALRLAHKLVDATFADRAFFCNSGAESNEAAFKLARRVAHDRFGPEKHEIIATVNSFHGRTLFTVSVGGQPKYSDGFGPKITGISHVPYNDLEALKAQISDKTCAVVIEPIQGESGVVPADKAYLEGARKLCDEHNALLIFDEVQTGVGRTGSLYAYQHYGVTPDILTSAKSLGGGFPIGAMLTTSEIAKHLAVGTHGTTYGGNPLGCAVACAVLDVVNTPETLAGIKAKHERFKTRLEQIGNDTGLFTQVRGVGLLIGCVLSDAWKGKAKDILNAAEKEGVMVLQAGPDVVRFAPSLVVEDADIDEGLARFERGVAQLIKG, from the coding sequence ATGTCCGTTGAGCAAGCCCCGGTGCAACGTGCCGATTTCGACCAGGTCATGGTCCCCAACTATTCTCCGGCGGCCTTCATTCCTGTGCGAGGCGAGGGTTCCCGCGTGTGGGACCAGTCCGGACGCGAGCTCATTGACTTTGCAGGCGGTATTGCGGTGAACGCCCTGGGCCACTGCCACCCGGCACTGGTCAAGGCCCTGACCGAACAGGCCAACACCCTCTGGCACGTATCCAACGTCTTCACCAACGAGCCGGCCCTGCGCCTGGCCCACAAGCTGGTCGACGCCACCTTTGCCGACCGTGCGTTTTTCTGCAACTCCGGCGCCGAGTCCAACGAGGCCGCCTTCAAACTGGCACGCCGTGTTGCCCATGACCGCTTCGGCCCCGAGAAGCACGAAATCATCGCTACCGTGAACAGCTTCCACGGTCGCACCCTGTTCACCGTCAGCGTGGGTGGCCAGCCGAAGTACTCCGATGGCTTTGGCCCGAAGATCACCGGCATCAGCCATGTACCGTACAACGACCTGGAAGCGCTGAAGGCTCAGATTTCCGACAAAACCTGCGCCGTGGTGATCGAGCCGATCCAGGGCGAGAGCGGTGTGGTGCCGGCCGACAAGGCCTACCTGGAAGGCGCGCGCAAGCTGTGTGACGAGCACAACGCCCTGCTGATCTTCGACGAAGTGCAAACCGGCGTCGGCCGTACCGGTTCGCTGTACGCCTACCAGCACTACGGCGTGACCCCGGACATCCTCACCAGCGCCAAGAGCCTGGGCGGCGGCTTCCCGATCGGCGCCATGCTGACCACCAGCGAAATCGCCAAGCACCTGGCCGTTGGCACCCACGGCACCACCTACGGCGGCAACCCGCTGGGCTGCGCCGTTGCCTGCGCCGTGCTGGACGTGGTCAACACCCCGGAAACCCTGGCGGGCATCAAGGCCAAGCATGAGCGTTTCAAAACCCGCCTGGAACAAATCGGCAACGACACTGGCCTGTTCACCCAGGTGCGTGGTGTTGGCCTGTTGATCGGCTGCGTGCTGAGCGATGCCTGGAAGGGCAAGGCCAAGGACATCCTCAATGCCGCCGAGAAGGAAGGCGTGATGGTGCTGCAGGCCGGCCCGGACGTGGTGCGTTTTGCCCCAAGCCTGGTGGTGGAAGACGCCGACATCGACGAAGGCCTGGCCCGCTTCGAGCGTGGTGTTGCGCAACTGATCAAGGGCTGA
- a CDS encoding ABC transporter permease — protein MIFDYNVVWEAMPLYIGGLLTTLKLLAISLFFGLLAAIPLALMRVSKQPVVNMAAWLYTYVIRGTPMLVQLFLIYYGLAQFEAVRESIFWPWLSSATFCACLAFGINTSAYTAEIIAGSLKATPHGEIEAAKAMGMSRAKMYRRILLPSAMRRALPQYSNEVIMMLQTTSLASIVTLIDITGAARTVNAQYYLPFEAYITAGVFYLCLTFILVRLFKLAERRWLGYLAPRKH, from the coding sequence ATGATTTTCGACTACAACGTCGTCTGGGAGGCCATGCCGCTTTACATCGGCGGCCTGCTGACCACCCTCAAGTTGCTGGCGATTTCGCTGTTCTTTGGCCTGCTCGCGGCGATTCCGCTGGCGCTGATGCGGGTGTCGAAACAGCCGGTGGTTAACATGGCTGCGTGGCTGTACACCTACGTCATCCGTGGCACGCCGATGCTGGTGCAGCTGTTTCTGATCTACTACGGCCTGGCGCAGTTCGAGGCGGTGCGCGAGAGCATCTTCTGGCCATGGCTGTCCAGTGCCACCTTCTGTGCGTGCCTGGCGTTTGGCATCAATACCAGCGCCTATACCGCAGAGATCATCGCCGGCAGCCTCAAGGCCACGCCTCATGGCGAGATCGAGGCGGCCAAGGCCATGGGCATGTCGCGCGCGAAAATGTACCGCCGCATCCTGCTGCCATCGGCCATGCGCCGGGCGCTGCCGCAGTACAGCAACGAAGTGATCATGATGCTGCAGACCACCAGTCTGGCCTCGATCGTGACCCTGATCGACATCACCGGTGCCGCGCGCACGGTCAATGCCCAGTATTACCTGCCTTTCGAGGCCTACATCACGGCGGGCGTGTTCTACCTGTGCCTGACCTTCATTCTGGTGCGCCTGTTCAAGTTGGCCGAACGCCGCTGGCTCGGCTACCTGGCGCCGCGCAAGCACTGA